The Salvelinus sp. IW2-2015 linkage group LG8, ASM291031v2, whole genome shotgun sequence genome window below encodes:
- the LOC111967577 gene encoding ankyrin repeat and SOCS box protein 5 isoform X1 has protein sequence MFKRGGNMTEATENPFASLHYSNVYLTILALFCFKLFIKISLNCLSYFYIIRGNRKEAARISAEFYDFGQGHRSWADRSPLHDAACQGRLFALRNLLLQGHNVNAVTIDHVSPLHEACFEDHVACARALIAAGANVNITTIDGVTPLFNACSVGSVSCAEVLLENGAKPEALVFQPSPIHEASSKGSSECVETLVRWGADVDFEIPHLGTPLYTACVSQEIECVRRLLREGANVQKGIYMESPLHAAAEKDCTAIVKLLLDFGADINARNMAYQRPVEAAPPSSLTEGFLLVYEATPQPLSQLCRQRIRDCVGRDRFHLVNHLPLPNPLKNYLQYR, from the exons ATGTTCAAAAGAGGGGGCAATATGACAGAGGCAACAGAGAATCCGTTTGCTTCGCTGCATTATTCCAATGTTTACCTCACCATTCTGGCACTGTTCTGCTTCAAGCTCTTTATTAAGATAAGCCTCAACTGCCTCTCCTACTTTTACATCATCAGAGGGAACCGCAAGGAGGCAGCCAGGATATCTGCAGAGTTCTATGATTTTGGTCAAGGACACA GGTCCTGGGCAGACCGCTCACCCTTACATGATGCTGCATGCCAAGGTCGTCTCTTCGCTCTGAGGAATCTCCTTTTACAG GGCCACAATGTAAATGCGGTCACTATAGACCATGTGAGTCCTCTCCACGAGGCCTGCTTTGAAGACCATGTAGCATGTGCCAGAGCTCTGATCGCTGCAGGAGCCAAT GTGAACATCACCACCATTGACGGGGTAACTCCCCTGTTCAACGCGTGCTCAGTGGGTAGTGTATCATGTGCAGAGGTCCTCCTGGAGAACGGGGCCAAACCCGAGGCGCTGGTATTTCAGCCCTCGCCCATTCACGAAGCCAGCAGTAAAG GCAGCAGTGAGTGTGTGGAGACTCTAGTCAGATGGGGAGCAGATGTGGACTTTGAAATTCCTCACCTGGGAACGCCCCTCTACACCGCCTGTGTCTCTCAGGAGATAGAGTGTGtccggaggctgctgagggaag GAGCAAATGTACAGAAAGGTATATATATGGAATCTCCCTTACATGCTGCCGCTGAAAAGGACTGCACAGCCATTGTTAAGCTGCTGTTGGACTTCGGGGCAGATATCAACGCCAGGAACATGGCGTACCAGAGACCTGTGGAGGCCGCTCCCCCCAGCAGCCTGACAGAGGGGTTCCTTTTGGTCTATGAGG CCACGCCCCAACCACTGAGTCAGCTGTGTCGACAGCGCATCCGTGACTGTGTGGGCCGCGACAGGTTTCACCTCGTCAACCATCTACCCCTGCCCAATCCCCTCAAGAACTACCTCCAGTACAGATGA
- the LOC111967577 gene encoding ankyrin repeat and SOCS box protein 5 isoform X2: MMTVWNTSGVILDIDPGSWADRSPLHDAACQGRLFALRNLLLQGHNVNAVTIDHVSPLHEACFEDHVACARALIAAGANVNITTIDGVTPLFNACSVGSVSCAEVLLENGAKPEALVFQPSPIHEASSKGSSECVETLVRWGADVDFEIPHLGTPLYTACVSQEIECVRRLLREGANVQKGIYMESPLHAAAEKDCTAIVKLLLDFGADINARNMAYQRPVEAAPPSSLTEGFLLVYEATPQPLSQLCRQRIRDCVGRDRFHLVNHLPLPNPLKNYLQYR, from the exons ATGATGACAGTCTGGAACACATCTGGCGTTATTCTGGATATtgacccag GGTCCTGGGCAGACCGCTCACCCTTACATGATGCTGCATGCCAAGGTCGTCTCTTCGCTCTGAGGAATCTCCTTTTACAG GGCCACAATGTAAATGCGGTCACTATAGACCATGTGAGTCCTCTCCACGAGGCCTGCTTTGAAGACCATGTAGCATGTGCCAGAGCTCTGATCGCTGCAGGAGCCAAT GTGAACATCACCACCATTGACGGGGTAACTCCCCTGTTCAACGCGTGCTCAGTGGGTAGTGTATCATGTGCAGAGGTCCTCCTGGAGAACGGGGCCAAACCCGAGGCGCTGGTATTTCAGCCCTCGCCCATTCACGAAGCCAGCAGTAAAG GCAGCAGTGAGTGTGTGGAGACTCTAGTCAGATGGGGAGCAGATGTGGACTTTGAAATTCCTCACCTGGGAACGCCCCTCTACACCGCCTGTGTCTCTCAGGAGATAGAGTGTGtccggaggctgctgagggaag GAGCAAATGTACAGAAAGGTATATATATGGAATCTCCCTTACATGCTGCCGCTGAAAAGGACTGCACAGCCATTGTTAAGCTGCTGTTGGACTTCGGGGCAGATATCAACGCCAGGAACATGGCGTACCAGAGACCTGTGGAGGCCGCTCCCCCCAGCAGCCTGACAGAGGGGTTCCTTTTGGTCTATGAGG CCACGCCCCAACCACTGAGTCAGCTGTGTCGACAGCGCATCCGTGACTGTGTGGGCCGCGACAGGTTTCACCTCGTCAACCATCTACCCCTGCCCAATCCCCTCAAGAACTACCTCCAGTACAGATGA